Below is a window of uncultured Cohaesibacter sp. DNA.
CCCAGGGCGATGCCTCGCCTCGGGGGAGATGTTGATCGGCTTGACCTGCCGCCTAGCGAATGCGCTTCTCTTCCTGATCAAACAGACAGATATGGCTGGCATCCGCGACAAGATTAAGCACGGAGCCGCGTTTGGAGATCGCTTCTCGCTCCACATTCACGGTGCAGCTTTTCTTGCCGATGGTGCCATAGAGATAGCTCGCACCGCCAAGAAATTCTGAAAAGCCAACCTCGAATGGCACCGCCGTCTCTCCCGCCTTGGCAAGGCGCCAATGCTCGGGCCGGATACCGACATGAACCGGAGTGCCATCGGCAGGCCGTCTGCCAAGGGGTCGGGTCGACAGAATGACGCCTGCCACCTCCACCCCGTCGGGGCGCATGATGCCATCCAGAAAATTCATCTTCGGGCTGCCGATGAAGCCGCCGACAAACATATTGTCCGGATCATCATAGAGCGTGGCGGGGGAGCCGACCTGCTCGATCTGACCTGCGCGCAGCACCACGATCTTATCGGCCAGCGTCATTGCCTCGGTCTGGTCGTGGGTCACATAGATCATCGTGTTGCCCAGCTTCTGGTGCAGCCGGGCGATTTCGATGCGCATGTCGACGCGCAGTTCCGCATCAAGGTTGGATAGCGGTTCGTCAAACAGGAACACATCGGGATCGCGGACAATGGCGCGCCCGATGGCCACGCGTTGGCGCTGTCCGCCCGACAACTGGCCGGGACGACGGTCCAGATAATCGTTGAGCTGAAGCACATCGGCGGCCTGACGCACCTTGGCCTCGACCTCGACCTTGGGCCGTCCGGCCACCTTGAGGCCGAAGCCCATATTCTGCGCCACCGTCATATGCGGATAGAGGGCATAGGTCTGAAACACCATGGCTATGCCACGGTCAGACGGATCCTCATCGGTGACATCCTTGCCTGCGATCATCACATCGCCGCATGTCACCTCTTCCAGCCCTGCAATCAGGCGCAGCAGAGTTGATTTCCCGCATCCCGAAGGCCCGACAAAGACCACGAACTCGCCGCCCTCGATATCAAGATCGACATCACGGATCACCTCTACCGACCCGAAGGATTTGCTGACGCGCCTCAGGCACAGCCCGGCCTGCCTTTGCATATGCTGAAGATTGACTTGCTCATTCATCATCATGCCTCCCTGCGCAGCCAGACGAGCATTTCGCCCGGCGCACGATTGTCCCAGAGATAATAGGGAATAGCCATCAGATTTGCTCCCTCGCGCATTGGCGGTTCCTCGCCATAAAGCGCATCATCCTTTCGCCTCTCAACCAGTGCGTCGATCGAGAGGGCAACCGTATCTGGCCATGTTTCTATGCTGGTGGTGGAGATTGTGCAGCCGTCCTTGAGGAGATAGCTATTGAGCGGAGCGGCATGATCAACGCCCTCGATACAATAGACAAACGGTCCGCGCAGCAACGCCGCCCGCCCCTGATCGGCGGCGACATGGGCATGGGCATAGAGCAGTTGTGGCTGCATGTCGAGGTCCAGAACCAGCCGGTCGCCCGCCTGCCAGAGCCGTTGCAGGCGGATATAGCCCTTCTCCGGGCTGGCATCGAGCTTCTTGCCATTCAGTGTCAGGCTATAGCCCTTTGCCCAAGCGGGAACCCGCAAGGAAAGCGTGAAGCGGGTCGGGGTTTCCGGCGCAACATCAAAGGCGATGAGACCATCCGCAGGATATTGGGTCTTCTGGGTCAGGGTCAGCCTGCTGCCAGCCACAACCATTTCAGCCTTGTTGTCGCAATATAGATGCATGGCCACTTCATCCTCTGACAGGCCATAAAAATAGGTGCCGATGGAAGCGATCAATCGGGCGACATTTGGCGGGCAGCAGGGGCAGCGATGCCAGCGCCAGCGATGATGGTGCCCATGGCTTTCCAGCGGATTGTCATAGAAGAAATGGGTGCCATCATCGGAAAGGCCGGACAGGACATTGTTATAAAGGGCCCGCTCCATGACATCCGCATAGCGGGCGTCGGGGGCACGACCCAACATGCGGCTGGACCAGAAGACCAGCGCCACAGCCGCGCAGGTTTCTGCATAGGCGGTATCATTGGGCAGATCATAATCATATGTCAGCCCTTCATTTTCCTTGGAAGGGCCGAAGCCGCCGGTGACATAGAGATTGCGCTCGGTGAGATGGGCCCAGAGAGCCTCAAGCGCCGGATCAAGGCTGGCATCGGAGAATTCGGTGGCCACATCGGCCATCCCCGCATAGAGATAGGCGGCCCTTACCGCATGGCCCACCACTTCGCGCTGCTCGCGCACCGGCTTGTGCGCCTGACAATATTCCAGCGTCGAGAAATGGAAATCCTCCGGTTTCTCGCCCCGCGCATAGGCTTCCTCGTCGAAATAATTCGGCGTCTGACCGCGCGCATCGACAAAGAATTTGGCCAGATCCAGATAGCGCTGCTCGCCGGTGACCCGACCGAGCTTGATCAGCGCCAATTCCAGTTCGGGATGGCCCGGATATCCCTTTTTCTTGCCGTCTTCAGGTCCGAAGGTGGCATCGATGCAATCGGCATAGCGGCACATGATGTCGAGGAATTTGCGTTTGCCGGTGGCGTGATAATAGGCGATTGCCCCTTCCATCAAATGACCGGCATTATAAAGCTCATGCCTGTCTCTGAGGTTGGTCCAGCGCTTGCCCGGTTCGATCCGCAAATACCAGCTGTTGAGATAGCCGTCCTCGGCCTGAAGGCGCCCATAGGCGTCAATCACTTCATCTACGCGGGCTTCCAGTTCGCCGTCGCGATGCCGGTTTAGGGCATAGGCTGCGGTTTCGATGCTCTTGCCAAAGTCGGAATCCCAGAACATCTGTGTCGT
It encodes the following:
- a CDS encoding beta-L-arabinofuranosidase domain-containing protein; amino-acid sequence: MNAFPSSQAGEAMQPKAKFRPLAVNQIEVNGFFGPKLDITATKTAKLLFDRCIEARMLEQVDPLLPNPGIVIPFQHNNTVTTQMFWDSDFGKSIETAAYALNRHRDGELEARVDEVIDAYGRLQAEDGYLNSWYLRIEPGKRWTNLRDRHELYNAGHLMEGAIAYYHATGKRKFLDIMCRYADCIDATFGPEDGKKKGYPGHPELELALIKLGRVTGEQRYLDLAKFFVDARGQTPNYFDEEAYARGEKPEDFHFSTLEYCQAHKPVREQREVVGHAVRAAYLYAGMADVATEFSDASLDPALEALWAHLTERNLYVTGGFGPSKENEGLTYDYDLPNDTAYAETCAAVALVFWSSRMLGRAPDARYADVMERALYNNVLSGLSDDGTHFFYDNPLESHGHHHRWRWHRCPCCPPNVARLIASIGTYFYGLSEDEVAMHLYCDNKAEMVVAGSRLTLTQKTQYPADGLIAFDVAPETPTRFTLSLRVPAWAKGYSLTLNGKKLDASPEKGYIRLQRLWQAGDRLVLDLDMQPQLLYAHAHVAADQGRAALLRGPFVYCIEGVDHAAPLNSYLLKDGCTISTTSIETWPDTVALSIDALVERRKDDALYGEEPPMREGANLMAIPYYLWDNRAPGEMLVWLRREA
- the ugpC gene encoding sn-glycerol-3-phosphate ABC transporter ATP-binding protein UgpC, with the translated sequence MNEQVNLQHMQRQAGLCLRRVSKSFGSVEVIRDVDLDIEGGEFVVFVGPSGCGKSTLLRLIAGLEEVTCGDVMIAGKDVTDEDPSDRGIAMVFQTYALYPHMTVAQNMGFGLKVAGRPKVEVEAKVRQAADVLQLNDYLDRRPGQLSGGQRQRVAIGRAIVRDPDVFLFDEPLSNLDAELRVDMRIEIARLHQKLGNTMIYVTHDQTEAMTLADKIVVLRAGQIEQVGSPATLYDDPDNMFVGGFIGSPKMNFLDGIMRPDGVEVAGVILSTRPLGRRPADGTPVHVGIRPEHWRLAKAGETAVPFEVGFSEFLGGASYLYGTIGKKSCTVNVEREAISKRGSVLNLVADASHICLFDQEEKRIR